One stretch of Rhinolophus ferrumequinum isolate MPI-CBG mRhiFer1 chromosome 3, mRhiFer1_v1.p, whole genome shotgun sequence DNA includes these proteins:
- the ZSCAN23 gene encoding zinc finger and SCAN domain-containing protein 23: MTTTLALQTSEMQEGLLSVKVKEEEDRVCGQESGLSRDNPHTREFFGRCFRQFCYWETPGPREALRRLWELCHQWLRPELHTKEQILELLVLEQFLTILPEELQAWVRDHHPVNGEEAVTVLEDLERELDEPGEQVPTYVHEQELFVKEKATLGPTQESSVGQIQTLEEQCQCNLREVYLVQDIDNEAGAWNELSKEMKSLVELPGKLNGDIIQMPESGGTCDHEDRLERQRVSSSVERPYICGECGKSFTQNSILIEHQRTHTGEKPYECDECGRAFSQRSGLFQHQRLHTGKKLYQCNICGKAFSQNAGLFHHLRIHTGEKPYQCNQCSKSFSRRSVLIKHQRIHTGERPYECEECGKNFIYHCNLIQHRKVHPVAGSC, translated from the exons ATGACCACAACCTTGGCCCTTCAGACTTCAGAGATGCAGGAGGGACTTCTGTCAGTGAaagtaaaagaggaagaagacCGTGTCTGTGGGCAAGAATCTGGCCTGTCAAGAGATAACCCTCATACCAGAGAGTTCTTCGGTAGATGTTTCAGGCAGTTCTGCTATTGGGAGACACCTGGGCCCCGAGAGGCTCTTCGAAGACTCTGGGAGCTCTGCCATCAGTGGCTGAGGCCTGAGCTGCACACCAAAGAGCAGATCCTGGAGCTGCTGGTGCTGGAGCAGTTCCTGACCATCCTGCCTGAGGAGCTCCAGGCCTGGGTAAGAGACCACCACCCAGTGAATGGCGAAGAGGCAGTGACTGTACTGGAGGATTTGGAGAGAGAGCTGGATGAACCAGGAGAGCAG GTCCCAACCTATGTTCATGAACAGGAATTGTTTGTGAAGGAGAAAGCAACTCTAGGACCAACCCAGGAATCGTCAGTTGGCCAGATCCAAACCTTGGAAGAGCAGTGTCAATGTAACTTGCGAGAGGTGTACCTGGTACAAGACATTG ataaTGAGGCTGGGGCTTGGAATGAGctttccaaagaaatgaaatctctTGTGGAATTACCTGGAAAATTAAATGGGGATATTATTCAGATGCCTGAAAGTGGAGGCACCTGTGACCATGAGGACAGATTGGAAAGGCAAAGGGTAAGCTCTTCAGTGGAGAGACCCTATATCTGTGGTGAATGTGGAAAAAGCTTCACTCAGAATTCCATCCTTATCGAGCACCAGAGAACACACACAGGTGAGAAGCCCTATGAGTGTGATGAGTGTGGGCGGGCCTTCAGCCAGCGTTCAGGCTTGTTCCAGCACCAGAGACTGCACACTGGGAAGAAGCTCTACCAATGCAACATTTGTGGCAAAGCCTTCAGCCAGAACGCTGGGCTTTTCCATCATCTCAGGATCCACACTGGGGAAAAACCTTACCAGTGTAATCAGTGCAGTAAGAGCTTTAGTCGACGTTCTGTCCTCATTaagcatcagagaattcatactggagaaagACCTTATGAATGTGAAGAATGTGGCAAGAACTTCATTTACCATTGCAACCTCATTCAGCATCGGAAAGTCCACCCTGTGGCAGGATCCTGCTAG